In one window of Camarhynchus parvulus chromosome 18, STF_HiC, whole genome shotgun sequence DNA:
- the KCNJ2 gene encoding inward rectifier potassium channel 2 yields MGSVRTNRYSIVSSEEDGMKLSTMAVANGFGNGKGKVHTRQQCRSRFVKKDGHCNVQFINVGEKGQRYLADIFTTCVDIRWRWMLVIFCLTFILSWLFFGCVFWLIALLHGDLENQENSKPCVSQVSSFTAAFLFSIETQTTIGYGFRCVTDECPIAVFMVVFQSIVGCIIDAFIIGAVMAKMAKPKKRNETLVFSHNAVVAMRDGKLCLMWRVGNLRKSHLVEAHVRAQLLKSRITSEGEYIPLDQIDINVGFDSGIDRIFLVSPITIVHEIDEDSPLYDLSKQDMDNADFEIVVILEGMVEATAMTTQCRSSYLANEILWGHRYEPVLFEEKNYYKVDYSRFHKTYEVPNTPICSARDLAEKKYILSNANSFCYENEVALSSKEEDEIDTGVPESMSTDTHPDMEHHNQAGVPLEPRPLRRESEI; encoded by the coding sequence ATGGGCAGTGTGCGAACCAACCGCTACAGCATCGTGTCCTCGGAGGAGGACGGCATGAAGCTGTCCACCATGGCCGTGGCCAACGGCTTCGGCAACGGCAAGGGCAAGGTCCACACCCGGCAGCAGTGCCGGAGCCGCTTCGTCAAGAAGGACGGGCACTGCAACGTCCAGTTCATCAATGTGGGCGAGAAGGGGCAGCGCTACCTGGCCGACATCTTCACCACGTGCGTGGACATCCGCTGGAGGTGGATGCTGGTGATCTTCTGCCTGACTTTCATCCTctcctggcttttttttggCTGTGTGTTTTGGTTGATCGCACTGTTGCACGGGGATCTGGAGAACCAGGAGAATAGCAAGCCTTGCGTGTCTCAGGTGAGCAGCTTCACTGCAGCCTTCCTGTTCTCCATCGAGACCCAGACCACGATCGGCTACGGCTTCAGGTGCGTCACCGACGAGTGTCCCATCGCCGTGTTCATGGTGGTTTTCCAGTCCATCGTGGGCTGCATCATCGATGCCTTCATCATTGGCGCCGTCATGGCAAAGATGGCTAAGCCAAAAAAGAGGAACGAAACTCTGGTCTTCAGCCACAACGCCGTGGTGGCCATGAGGGACGGGAAGCTGTGCCTGATGTGGCGCGTGGGGAACCTGAGGAAAAGCCACCTGGTGGAGGCGCACGTGCGGGCGCAGCTCCTGAAATCCAGGATCACGTCGGAGGGGGAGTACATCCCCCTGGATCAGATCGACATCAACGTGGGCTTTGACAGCGGCATCGACCGCATCTTCCTGGTCTCCCCCATTACAATAGTGCACGAGATCGACGAGGACAGTCCCCTGTACGACCTGAGCAAACAGGACATGGACAATGCTGACTTCGAGATCGTGGTCATCTTGGAGGGCATGGTGGAGGCCACCGCCATGACCACGCAGTGCCGTAGCTCATATCTGGCCAACGAGATCCTCTGGGGCCACCGCTACGAGCCCGTGCTCTTCGAGGAGAAGAACTACTACAAGGTGGACTACTCGAGGTTCCACAAAACCTACGAAGTGCCCAACACACCCatctgcagtgccagggactTAGCGGAGAAGAAATACATCCTCTCCAACGCCAACTCCTTCTGCTACGAGAACGAGGTGGCCCTCAGCAGCAAGGAGGAGGACGAGATCGACACGGGGGTGCCCGAGAGCATGAGCACGGACACGCACCCGGACATGGAGCACCACAACCAGGCGGGGGTGCCCCTGGAGCCGCGGCCGCTGCGCCGGGAGTCGGAGATATGA